The following proteins are encoded in a genomic region of Oncorhynchus kisutch isolate 150728-3 linkage group LG4, Okis_V2, whole genome shotgun sequence:
- the LOC109889784 gene encoding eukaryotic translation initiation factor 3 subunit A-like isoform X7 has protein sequence MPAYFQRPENALKRANEFLEVGKKQPALDVLYDVIKSKKHRTWQKIHEPIMVKYLELCVDLRKSHLAKEGLYQYKNICQQVNIKSLEDVVRAYLKLAEEKTETAKGESQQMVLDIEDLDNIQTPESVLLSAVSGEDTQDRTDRLLLTPWVKFLWESYRQCLDLLRNNSKVERLYHDIAQQAFKFCLQYTRKAEFRKLCDNLRMHLGQIQRHHNQSTAINLNNPESQSMHLETRLVQLDSAIAMELWQEAFKAVEDIHGLFALSKKPPKPQLMANYYNKVSTVFWKSGNALFHACTLHRLYHLSREMRKNLTQEEMQRMSTRVLLATLSIPITPERTDIARLLDMDGIIVEKHRRLATLLGLQSPPTRQSLINDMVRFNLLQYIVPEVKELYNWLEMDFHPLKLSGRVAKVLNWVRDQSEKEADLQQYVPHLQSNTILRLLQQVAQIYQSIEFSRLASLVPFVDAFQLERSIVDAARHCDLQVRIDHTTRNLSFGSDLNYSTKEDSPVGPFLQNMPSAQIRNQLTAMSSSLAKAIQVIKPASMLQEREEQSHLAITAYLKNGRKEHQRILARRQTIEERKERLENLNIQREKEELEQREAELQKVRKAEEERLRQEAKEREKERIMQEHEQIKKKTVRERLEQIKKTELGAKAFKYFDIENLEDLDPDFIMSKQVEQLEKEKRELQDRLKNQEKKIDYFERAKRLEEIPLIKKAYEEQRVKDMELWELQEEERISNMKVEREKALEHKQRMSRMMQDKENFVGKITDARSFIYEEKLKQFQERLVEERTKRREERKIHRKEDRRNTFYRNKEEEAQRIHEEQLKKEREERERIEQEAREAEEAVYQERLAKLEEQERKQRARQQEIEERERRREEEMRAPARSEEKPRGEAKDWGAEKEEGGGGWRRRTEVESERRRPVPDKDWRAEGREDVGEDRDREPPFRRGGDGPRRGGDDDRGPPRRGFGDDDRPLRRGMDEDRPPRRTFGDDDRGPRRGGDEDRGPRRGFDDGPRRGFDDGPRRGMDESRGPRRGADDDTWGPRRGGDDERGGPRDDKPWKPAVRPGGGWREREKAREESWGPPREGGGRKEDEEGEKEEREEKQESERFPERRPPRSDTQEEGSGGGGAWRRPGADEAPKKSWRDSVRQEEPAREDRPPIRRERPDRRDDRDRPPPSREPEEGGSSWRRAGDDKREERKEERPTPPRPREGEREEDGEKSSWRSEKDKENAGRPKKTTDETDDDGWTTVARR, from the exons AGTTCTTGGAGGTTGGCAAAAAGCAGCCAGCTTTGGATGTCTTGTACGATGTCATCAAGAGCAAAAAGCATCGAACATGGCAGAAGATCCACGAGCCCATCATGGTCAAGTACCTGGAGCTCTGTGTTGACCTGCGCAAGAGCCACCTGGCAAAGGAGGGTCTCTACCAGTACAAGAACATCTGCCAGCAG GTGAACATCAAATCCCTCGAGGATGTGGTTCGAGCCTACCTGAAGTTGGCCGAGGAGAAGACCGAGACCGCCAAGGGGGAGTCACAGCAGATGGTCCTGGACATTGAGGATCTTGACAACATCCAGACTCCTGAGag TGTACTTCTGAGTGCTGTGAGTGGTGAAGACACCCAGGATCGTACAGACCGTCTGCTGCTCACTCCTTGGGTGAAATTTCTGTGGGAATCCTACCGCCAATGCCTGGACCTGCTGCGTAACAACTCCAAGGTGGAGCGCCTATACCATGACATTGCCCAACAAG CTTTCAAGTTCTGCCTTCAGTACACCCGTAAGGCAGAGTTCCGGAAGCTGTGCGACAATCTACGCATGCATCTGGGTCAGATCCAGCGCCACCACAACCAGAGTACGGCCATCAACCTGAACAACCCTGAGAGCCAGTCTATGCACCTGGAGACACGCCTGGTGCAGCTGGACAGTGCCATCGCCATGGAGCTCTGGCAG GAAGCTTTCAAGGCTGTGGAAGACATCCATGGTCTCTTTGCCCTTTCCAAGAAGCCCCCCAAGCCTCAACTTATGGCCAACTACTACAACAAGGTGTCCACTGTGTTTTGGAAGTCTGGGAATGCCCTGTTCCACGCCTGCACCCTCCACCGCCTCTACCACCTCTCCAGGGAGATGCGCAAGAACCTCACCCAGGAGGAGATGCAGAG gaTGTCCACAAGGGTCCTCCTTGCAACCCTGTCCATTCCAATCACCCCGGAGCGCACGGACATCGCCCGCCTGTTGGACATGGATGGCATCATCGTGGAGAAACACCGAAGGCTGGCCACACTACTGGGCCTGCAGTCCCCACCGACCCGCCAGAGCCTCATCAATGACATG GTGAGGTTCAATTTGCTGCAGTACATTGTACCTGAGGTGAAGGAGCTGTACAATTGGCTGGAGATGGACTTCCACCCACTGAAGCTGAGCGGAAGAGTAGCAAAG GTGTTGAACTGGGTGAGAGACCAGTCGGAGAAAGAGGCGGACCTCCAGCAGTACGTTCCCCACCTGCAGAGTAACACCATCCTCCGGCTGCTGCAGCAG GTGGCGCAAATTTATCAGAGCATTGAGTTCAGCCGTCTGGCCTCCCTGGTTCCATTTGTGGATGCCTTCCAGTTGGAGCGCTCCATTGTGGATGCTGCCCGACACTGCGATCTGCAG GTTCGAATTGACCACACCACTCGAAACCTGAGCTTTGGTTCAGACCTGAACTACTCAACCAAAGAGGACTCTCCTGTGGGGCCGTTCCTGCAGAACATGCCCTCGGCGCAGATCCGGAACCAGCTGACAGCCATGTCGTCCTCCTTGGCCAAGGCGATCCAGGTCATAAAGCCTGCATCCATGCTG CAAGAGCGTGAGGAGCAAAGCCATCTGGCCATCACTGCCTACCTGAAGAATGGCCGCAAGGAGCACCAGCGCATCCTGGCCCGCCGGCAGACCATCGAGGAGCGCAAGGAGCGCCTAGAGAACCTCAACATCCAGCGGGAGAAGGAGGAGCTGGAACAACGCGAGGCGGAGCTGCAGAAGGTGCGCAAAGCCGAAGAGGAGCGCCTGCGCCAGGAGGCCAAGGAACGCGAGAAGGAGCGCATCATGCAGGAGCACGAGCAGATCAAGAAGAAGACGGTGCGCGAGCGGCTGGAGCAGATCAAGAAGACAGAGTTGGGAGCCAAGGCATTCAAATACTTCGATATAGAG AACCTTGAGGACCTGGACcctgacttcatcatgtccaagCAGGTAgagcagctggagaaggagaagcgAGAACTTCAAGACCGCCTGAAGAACCAGGAGAAAAAG ATTGACTACTTTGAGCGTGCCAAACGTCTGGAGGAGATCCCATTGATCAAGAAGGCCTATGAGGAGCAGCGTGTCAAAGACATGGAGTTATGGGAGCtccaagaggaggagagg ATCAGCAACATGAAGGTGGAGCGTGAGAAGGCCTTGGAGCACAAACAGAGGATGTCCAGAATGATGCAGGACAAAGAGAACTTTGTGGGCAAAATAACCGATGCTCGCAGCTTCATCTACGAG GAAAAACTGAAACAGTTCCAGGAGCgcctggtggaggagaggacgaAGCGTCGAGAGGAGAGGAAGATCCACCGCAAGGAGGACCGTCGCAACACCTTCTACCGCAATAAGGAGGAGGAGGCCCAGCGCATCCACGAGGAGCAGCTCAAGAAAG AGCGCGAGGAGCGTGAGCGCATCGAGCAGGAGGCGCGTGAGGCAGAGGAGGCGGTGTACCAGGAGCGCCTTGCCAAActggaggagcaggagaggaagcAGCGCGCCCGACAGCAGGAGATTGAGGAGCGCGAGCGccgcagggaggaggagatgagggccccTGCTAGGTCCGAGGAGAAACCCAGAGGAGAAGCCAAG GACTGGGGCgctgagaaggaggagggaggaggaggatggaggaggcgCACCGAGGTTGAATCAGAGAGGCGTCGCCCCGTGCCTGATAA GGACTGGAGAGCTGAGGGCCGCGAGGATGTCGGCGAGGACAGAGACCGAGAGCCACCcttcaggagaggaggagacggcCCTCGCCGTGGCGGAGATGATGACCGTGGACCCCCACGCAGGGGCTTCGGGGATGACGACCGCCCCCTGCGCAGAGGCATGGATGAGGACCGTCCACCAAGGAGAACCTTTGGGGATGATGACCGTGGTCCCAGAAGGGGAGGGGACGAGGACCGCGGTCCCCGCAGAGGCTTCGATGATGGCCCCAGGCGTGGTTTTGATGACGGCCCCCGCAGAGGCATGGATGAGTCCAGGGGCCCCAGGCGCGGGGCTGATGATGACACCTGGGGccccaggagaggaggagatgacgaGAGGGGAGGGCCCCGTGACGACAAGCCATGGAAGCCTGCTGTCCGGCCCG GTGGTGGCTGGCGTGAGAGGGAAAAGGCCCGCGAGGAGAGCTGGGGTCCACCCCGCGAAGGTGGTGGCCGCAAGGAGGACGAAGAGggcgagaaggaggagagagaggaaaaacaggAGAGCGAACGCTTCCCAGAGCGCCGCCCACCCAGGTCAGACACACA GGAggagggtagtggaggtggtggtgcCTGGAGAAGGCCAGGTGCTGATGAGGCGCCAAAGAAAAGCTGGAGAGACTCTGTTCGTCAGGAAGAGCCTGCCCGCGAGGACCGCCCTCCTATCCGTCGAGAGCGACCTGATCGCAGAGATGACCGTGACCGCCCCCCACCCAGCAGAGAGCCTGAAGAAG GAGGCAGCTCCTGGCGCCGTGCAGGTGACGACAAGCGTGAGGAGCGTAAAGAGGAACGTCCGACTCCTCCCAGACCCAGAGAGGGCGAGCGTGAAGAGGACGGAGAGAAGAGTTCCTGGCGCTccgagaaagacaaagagaacgCTGGTCGCCCTAAGAAGACCACCGACGAGACCGACGATGACGGCTGGACCACTGTGGCCCGCCGCTGA
- the LOC109889784 gene encoding eukaryotic translation initiation factor 3 subunit A-like isoform X4, translated as MPAYFQRPENALKRANEFLEVGKKQPALDVLYDVIKSKKHRTWQKIHEPIMVKYLELCVDLRKSHLAKEGLYQYKNICQQVNIKSLEDVVRAYLKLAEEKTETAKGESQQMVLDIEDLDNIQTPESVLLSAVSGEDTQDRTDRLLLTPWVKFLWESYRQCLDLLRNNSKVERLYHDIAQQAFKFCLQYTRKAEFRKLCDNLRMHLGQIQRHHNQSTAINLNNPESQSMHLETRLVQLDSAIAMELWQEAFKAVEDIHGLFALSKKPPKPQLMANYYNKVSTVFWKSGNALFHACTLHRLYHLSREMRKNLTQEEMQRMSTRVLLATLSIPITPERTDIARLLDMDGIIVEKHRRLATLLGLQSPPTRQSLINDMVRFNLLQYIVPEVKELYNWLEMDFHPLKLSGRVAKVLNWVRDQSEKEADLQQYVPHLQSNTILRLLQQVAQIYQSIEFSRLASLVPFVDAFQLERSIVDAARHCDLQVRIDHTTRNLSFGSDLNYSTKEDSPVGPFLQNMPSAQIRNQLTAMSSSLAKAIQVIKPASMLQEREEQSHLAITAYLKNGRKEHQRILARRQTIEERKERLENLNIQREKEELEQREAELQKVRKAEEERLRQEAKEREKERIMQEHEQIKKKTVRERLEQIKKTELGAKAFKYFDIENLEDLDPDFIMSKQVEQLEKEKRELQDRLKNQEKKIDYFERAKRLEEIPLIKKAYEEQRVKDMELWELQEEERISNMKVEREKALEHKQRMSRMMQDKENFVGKITDARSFIYEEKLKQFQERLVEERTKRREERKIHRKEDRRNTFYRNKEEEAQRIHEEQLKKEREERERIEQEAREAEEAVYQERLAKLEEQERKQRARQQEIEERERRREEEMRAPARSEEKPRGEAKDWGAEKEEGGGGWRRRTEVESERRRPVPDNVTVQAKDWRAEGREDVGEDRDREPPFRRGGDGPRRGGDDDRGPPRRGFGDDDRPLRRGMDEDRPPRRTFGDDDRGPRRGGDEDRGPRRGFDDGPRRGFDDGPRRGMDESRGPRRGADDDTWGPRRGGDDERGGPRDDKPWKPAVRPGGGWREREKAREESWGPPREGGGRKEDEEGEKEEREEKQESERFPERRPPRSDTQEEGSGGGGAWRRPGADEAPKKSWRDSVRQEEPAREDRPPIRRERPDRRDDRDRPPPSREPEEGGSSWRRAGDDKREERKEERPTPPRPREGEREEDGEKSSWRSEKDKENAGRPKKTTDETDDDGWTTVARR; from the exons AGTTCTTGGAGGTTGGCAAAAAGCAGCCAGCTTTGGATGTCTTGTACGATGTCATCAAGAGCAAAAAGCATCGAACATGGCAGAAGATCCACGAGCCCATCATGGTCAAGTACCTGGAGCTCTGTGTTGACCTGCGCAAGAGCCACCTGGCAAAGGAGGGTCTCTACCAGTACAAGAACATCTGCCAGCAG GTGAACATCAAATCCCTCGAGGATGTGGTTCGAGCCTACCTGAAGTTGGCCGAGGAGAAGACCGAGACCGCCAAGGGGGAGTCACAGCAGATGGTCCTGGACATTGAGGATCTTGACAACATCCAGACTCCTGAGag TGTACTTCTGAGTGCTGTGAGTGGTGAAGACACCCAGGATCGTACAGACCGTCTGCTGCTCACTCCTTGGGTGAAATTTCTGTGGGAATCCTACCGCCAATGCCTGGACCTGCTGCGTAACAACTCCAAGGTGGAGCGCCTATACCATGACATTGCCCAACAAG CTTTCAAGTTCTGCCTTCAGTACACCCGTAAGGCAGAGTTCCGGAAGCTGTGCGACAATCTACGCATGCATCTGGGTCAGATCCAGCGCCACCACAACCAGAGTACGGCCATCAACCTGAACAACCCTGAGAGCCAGTCTATGCACCTGGAGACACGCCTGGTGCAGCTGGACAGTGCCATCGCCATGGAGCTCTGGCAG GAAGCTTTCAAGGCTGTGGAAGACATCCATGGTCTCTTTGCCCTTTCCAAGAAGCCCCCCAAGCCTCAACTTATGGCCAACTACTACAACAAGGTGTCCACTGTGTTTTGGAAGTCTGGGAATGCCCTGTTCCACGCCTGCACCCTCCACCGCCTCTACCACCTCTCCAGGGAGATGCGCAAGAACCTCACCCAGGAGGAGATGCAGAG gaTGTCCACAAGGGTCCTCCTTGCAACCCTGTCCATTCCAATCACCCCGGAGCGCACGGACATCGCCCGCCTGTTGGACATGGATGGCATCATCGTGGAGAAACACCGAAGGCTGGCCACACTACTGGGCCTGCAGTCCCCACCGACCCGCCAGAGCCTCATCAATGACATG GTGAGGTTCAATTTGCTGCAGTACATTGTACCTGAGGTGAAGGAGCTGTACAATTGGCTGGAGATGGACTTCCACCCACTGAAGCTGAGCGGAAGAGTAGCAAAG GTGTTGAACTGGGTGAGAGACCAGTCGGAGAAAGAGGCGGACCTCCAGCAGTACGTTCCCCACCTGCAGAGTAACACCATCCTCCGGCTGCTGCAGCAG GTGGCGCAAATTTATCAGAGCATTGAGTTCAGCCGTCTGGCCTCCCTGGTTCCATTTGTGGATGCCTTCCAGTTGGAGCGCTCCATTGTGGATGCTGCCCGACACTGCGATCTGCAG GTTCGAATTGACCACACCACTCGAAACCTGAGCTTTGGTTCAGACCTGAACTACTCAACCAAAGAGGACTCTCCTGTGGGGCCGTTCCTGCAGAACATGCCCTCGGCGCAGATCCGGAACCAGCTGACAGCCATGTCGTCCTCCTTGGCCAAGGCGATCCAGGTCATAAAGCCTGCATCCATGCTG CAAGAGCGTGAGGAGCAAAGCCATCTGGCCATCACTGCCTACCTGAAGAATGGCCGCAAGGAGCACCAGCGCATCCTGGCCCGCCGGCAGACCATCGAGGAGCGCAAGGAGCGCCTAGAGAACCTCAACATCCAGCGGGAGAAGGAGGAGCTGGAACAACGCGAGGCGGAGCTGCAGAAGGTGCGCAAAGCCGAAGAGGAGCGCCTGCGCCAGGAGGCCAAGGAACGCGAGAAGGAGCGCATCATGCAGGAGCACGAGCAGATCAAGAAGAAGACGGTGCGCGAGCGGCTGGAGCAGATCAAGAAGACAGAGTTGGGAGCCAAGGCATTCAAATACTTCGATATAGAG AACCTTGAGGACCTGGACcctgacttcatcatgtccaagCAGGTAgagcagctggagaaggagaagcgAGAACTTCAAGACCGCCTGAAGAACCAGGAGAAAAAG ATTGACTACTTTGAGCGTGCCAAACGTCTGGAGGAGATCCCATTGATCAAGAAGGCCTATGAGGAGCAGCGTGTCAAAGACATGGAGTTATGGGAGCtccaagaggaggagagg ATCAGCAACATGAAGGTGGAGCGTGAGAAGGCCTTGGAGCACAAACAGAGGATGTCCAGAATGATGCAGGACAAAGAGAACTTTGTGGGCAAAATAACCGATGCTCGCAGCTTCATCTACGAG GAAAAACTGAAACAGTTCCAGGAGCgcctggtggaggagaggacgaAGCGTCGAGAGGAGAGGAAGATCCACCGCAAGGAGGACCGTCGCAACACCTTCTACCGCAATAAGGAGGAGGAGGCCCAGCGCATCCACGAGGAGCAGCTCAAGAAAG AGCGCGAGGAGCGTGAGCGCATCGAGCAGGAGGCGCGTGAGGCAGAGGAGGCGGTGTACCAGGAGCGCCTTGCCAAActggaggagcaggagaggaagcAGCGCGCCCGACAGCAGGAGATTGAGGAGCGCGAGCGccgcagggaggaggagatgagggccccTGCTAGGTCCGAGGAGAAACCCAGAGGAGAAGCCAAG GACTGGGGCgctgagaaggaggagggaggaggaggatggaggaggcgCACCGAGGTTGAATCAGAGAGGCGTCGCCCCGTGCCTGATAA TGTCACCGTACAGGCTAA GGACTGGAGAGCTGAGGGCCGCGAGGATGTCGGCGAGGACAGAGACCGAGAGCCACCcttcaggagaggaggagacggcCCTCGCCGTGGCGGAGATGATGACCGTGGACCCCCACGCAGGGGCTTCGGGGATGACGACCGCCCCCTGCGCAGAGGCATGGATGAGGACCGTCCACCAAGGAGAACCTTTGGGGATGATGACCGTGGTCCCAGAAGGGGAGGGGACGAGGACCGCGGTCCCCGCAGAGGCTTCGATGATGGCCCCAGGCGTGGTTTTGATGACGGCCCCCGCAGAGGCATGGATGAGTCCAGGGGCCCCAGGCGCGGGGCTGATGATGACACCTGGGGccccaggagaggaggagatgacgaGAGGGGAGGGCCCCGTGACGACAAGCCATGGAAGCCTGCTGTCCGGCCCG GTGGTGGCTGGCGTGAGAGGGAAAAGGCCCGCGAGGAGAGCTGGGGTCCACCCCGCGAAGGTGGTGGCCGCAAGGAGGACGAAGAGggcgagaaggaggagagagaggaaaaacaggAGAGCGAACGCTTCCCAGAGCGCCGCCCACCCAGGTCAGACACACA GGAggagggtagtggaggtggtggtgcCTGGAGAAGGCCAGGTGCTGATGAGGCGCCAAAGAAAAGCTGGAGAGACTCTGTTCGTCAGGAAGAGCCTGCCCGCGAGGACCGCCCTCCTATCCGTCGAGAGCGACCTGATCGCAGAGATGACCGTGACCGCCCCCCACCCAGCAGAGAGCCTGAAGAAG GAGGCAGCTCCTGGCGCCGTGCAGGTGACGACAAGCGTGAGGAGCGTAAAGAGGAACGTCCGACTCCTCCCAGACCCAGAGAGGGCGAGCGTGAAGAGGACGGAGAGAAGAGTTCCTGGCGCTccgagaaagacaaagagaacgCTGGTCGCCCTAAGAAGACCACCGACGAGACCGACGATGACGGCTGGACCACTGTGGCCCGCCGCTGA